In the bacterium SCSIO 12741 genome, TTACGAGGATCAAGTATTTGTTGGTGACGAAATTGTTTGGACCAATGATAAGCCTCATGTCATCTACGGTTATTTAATGGTGGATAGTTCGCTCACCCTAAAAATTGAAAAAGGAACTCAAGTGCACCTGCACGATGGAGCCGGTATTTGGGTCTACCAAGGTGGAGCCATTCGCTGCGAAGGTGAAAAGGACGAAGAAGTTGTTTTCCAGGGTGATCGTTTGGAAGCCGGATTTGATGACATTGCCGGACAATGGGACCGCATCTGGATCAATGAGGGTGCGGAAAGCTCATTTAAGCATACCATTATCAAAAACGGTTTTGTTGGACTTCAAGTGGAAACTCTCCCCTTCGATCCCAATGCCAGTATATCTCCTAACAAATTAATCCTCCAAAAAACCATCATCAAAAACATGGTGGGGATTGGAATTCTTAGCCGGAATTTCAACTTGGTAGCTGAAAATGTGGAAATCTACAACATAGGAAACCAGGATGTAGCCATTAATGGTGGTGGAGACTACTCCTTCACCCATTGCACCTTTGCCAATTATTGGAGTGGACATAACCGTCAGCAGCCCCTGCTCTTTGTCAATAACTACTACCAGGATTTAGAGGGAACGACTCAAAACAAAGACCTGAAAGTTCGATTTGGAAATTGTTCTTTTTACGGCAACAAAGACGAGGAAATTGAACTCGACAGTGCCGATGGCCAGGTTTTCGATGTTGTGTTTGACCATTGTATTATCAAAACCGAATGGGAAAATCCATCAGCTCCCATGTTCGTCGATTGCCTGATTAATCCTGAAAATGGCAATGCTACCCCGGTTTTTAAGGGGCCTTCTGCCGGAGAAAACCAACTGTACTCGGGTTCTGTCGCAGTGGATGCCGGTGACCCGGATATTACGGCTACGATGACCGATCAAACGGATTTGGAGGACAAGGCACGAGATGCCACTCCCGATATTGGCGCTTACGAATTGTAGCCCTCTTCCCCCCTTTTCTCTATTAGCATCGTTGTAGATCATTAGTTTCGCACCATGTCTCAGAATCAAAAAGCCTACTTCAATTGGAGTTCTGGAAAGGATGCTTCTTTAGCCCTTTATTATTTGCAACAAGAAGGATTGCTCGAAGTAGATCAATTGCTTACCTCGGTCAACGGCCACCACAATCGAGTGTCGATGCATGGGCTAAGAAGAGAATTATTGGAACGCCAAGCGAAGTCGATTGGGCTCCCACTATCCGTGATCGAATTACCGGAGGAACCCACTATGGAAGACTACAATCGAATTATGGAGCAATCCGTTTTGAGCTTAAAAGGTCAAGGCTATTCGCATTGTGGATTTGGAGATATTTTCCTGGAAGACTTACGATCTTACCGAGAAGAGCAACTCAAGCCCTTTGGAATAACCAGTCATTTTCCGCTCTGGAAAAGAGACACCAGGGAACTGATTTATGACTTCCTGGATAAGGGATTTAAAGCCGTTGTTGTGTGCATCAAATCTGAATTGTTGGAAGAGTCTTTCGTGGGAAGAGATATCGATGAAAGCTTCCTCAACGATTTACCTGCAAACGTTGATCCATGCGGAGAAAATGGCGAGTTTCACACCTTCTGTTACGACGGTCCCATCTTTCAATACCCTATCCTCTTTGATTTGGGCGAACATGTTTTCCGCGAGTACAAAAATCCTGATACGACAAGCAAAGAATCTTTAGGCTTTTGGTTTTGCGACCTTATCCCCAAAGACTAATTCCAGGCACTTAATCACCCACAATTTCTACAAGTAGTTTTTCGATTTTCTGCTTCATTTGGGAAGACGTACACTCGTAATTGTTGACCAACAGAGCGAAGGCATATTCTTTTCCGTCCGCTGTTTGAAGGTAACCGGCGTAACATCGAACTCGGGTCATACTGCCACTTTTAGCCCATATTCGATCCATGGCTGGAGTTCCACGAAACATACTTTTTAGCGTTCCGCTTCTACCTGCTACAGGGAGAGAGTGTTTGAATACACCGAACCAGGATTGTCGAGAATTGAATTGCAAGACATCGACTAAGAAATCTGCCGTTGTCGTGTTAAAATGTGAAAGTCCGCTTCCATCTTCCCAGTGTACGCCAGCTCTGGAAATACCAACCGAATCGTAGTAGTGTTCCAAGGCTTGAATCCCCAACTTAGTACTACCAAATCCGGCTCTCTTTAACCCCAATTGTTGAAGCAGGCTTTCCGCAAATAAATTGACACTCTTTCGATTGGTGTGATAAATCAATTGGCCAACACTCAACCCCTTCAATTTAAACACGTCTTCTGCCTTTTTTTCTCCTTCGGTATTTTCCATTTGAGGCTCACCTTCAATTTGAATTCCGGCTTCCTCGGCTTTGGTCTGGAAATACTGCGCTAAAAACAATCCCGGATTGGGCATGGCGGCTTTGATTGGAAAATCGGATCGATTGGCAGGGATACTGCCTTCGATGGTTGGGTTGTACTGTCCCGGAGCGCCAAACACATAGGCATTATCTCGATTGCCCTTGGCCGAAACAACACGGTTTTGCAATTGGAGGCCTGGAATTTCCGGCTCGGTTTTAACCACCTCCGTAAGAGCCCCGATTTCAGCAGGTGAACGAAAATGAATCTTGTACATGTTGTCGTGAACAATTACCCCAGACGCCCCAGCGCCATAGTAGTTTCCCATATCTTCCCAGATCCAGGTTCGGGGAACGGTGTAGGGTTCAAAAAGTGAATTGCGCGCAATGATCGATCCATCAACATGAGTAACGCCTTTATCCTTCAAAACCTTAATCCAGGACTGAACTGCTTCATCCAATGGTTTGTGGTATTGCGAACCCAAACTTGGGTCACCTCCACCCAACAGAACAACATCACCATCGAGGTGCCCATCTGAAATAGCGGAAGAACTGAATTGCAACCGGGTTTGAAATGTCCTGGATTCTCCCAAGTAATCCAAGGCTACTGAGGTGGTCACCAGTTTTTGCACCGAGGCCGGAATAACCGCTTGACCGGATTCGTGGGCTGCCCAAACCTTTCCAGTTTTGATCTCTTGAATCTTGAATCCAACGGAAGCGTGTTGCAAAGCAGGATCCTTCATCCAGGAATCGACCGTCGTTTGCCAATTCTCCTGTGCCACGGCAGCAACCGTGCACAAAC is a window encoding:
- the dacB gene encoding D-alanyl-D-alanine carboxypeptidase/D-alanyl-D-alanine-endopeptidase, yielding MKSIVLLFWSLCTVAAVAQENWQTTVDSWMKDPALQHASVGFKIQEIKTGKVWAAHESGQAVIPASVQKLVTTSVALDYLGESRTFQTRLQFSSSAISDGHLDGDVVLLGGGDPSLGSQYHKPLDEAVQSWIKVLKDKGVTHVDGSIIARNSLFEPYTVPRTWIWEDMGNYYGAGASGVIVHDNMYKIHFRSPAEIGALTEVVKTEPEIPGLQLQNRVVSAKGNRDNAYVFGAPGQYNPTIEGSIPANRSDFPIKAAMPNPGLFLAQYFQTKAEEAGIQIEGEPQMENTEGEKKAEDVFKLKGLSVGQLIYHTNRKSVNLFAESLLQQLGLKRAGFGSTKLGIQALEHYYDSVGISRAGVHWEDGSGLSHFNTTTADFLVDVLQFNSRQSWFGVFKHSLPVAGRSGTLKSMFRGTPAMDRIWAKSGSMTRVRCYAGYLQTADGKEYAFALLVNNYECTSSQMKQKIEKLLVEIVGD
- a CDS encoding adenine nucleotide alpha hydrolase, with translation MSQNQKAYFNWSSGKDASLALYYLQQEGLLEVDQLLTSVNGHHNRVSMHGLRRELLERQAKSIGLPLSVIELPEEPTMEDYNRIMEQSVLSLKGQGYSHCGFGDIFLEDLRSYREEQLKPFGITSHFPLWKRDTRELIYDFLDKGFKAVVVCIKSELLEESFVGRDIDESFLNDLPANVDPCGENGEFHTFCYDGPIFQYPILFDLGEHVFREYKNPDTTSKESLGFWFCDLIPKD